AACGATCATTGACATAAGGAAAAAAATATGACACTCGAAGGGCTCTGTGCTGATCGTAGCGGTGTGGTGGTACGAAGGGGGCGAAGCAATCACATCTTGCCTATAACTTCATCGAGAATATCGCACACAATAAGTAAGTGATTTTTCTGTAATTGCTCAAATCCCTTGGTTTTTTTAATGTCTCGCAACCTATGACGGTCTTTTGCCATATACTTGAGACAGCAATCCTTGAGCTGCTGACAATTGTATTGCTGTGCCAGGTCCAAAGTGAAGCACACTGAATCGGCATCTATCGCATTGCTCAGCTTGCTCGCGCACATCAGTTTCAGTCTTTCCACCGCGTATCGGTCAGCCACGACAAGCAGATGCTGCGCCATGTTTGTAGCCTCTTTCGTGGTCTCCTCCATGAAGTCAGGTAGGCAATCCATGTACATGTAATGGATGAGGGCCTCAAAAACCTTATCATCCATATCCTTGATGCAGATGCTACTTTGCTTGCTTTCTTTCATTGAGCCACCCAGTTGCGCGCGGAAGACAGGCGACCTGGCACCCAGCACGCAGGCGTGCACCTTGAAACTCTTGGTTTTTTTGCGAGACCCCTTGAAACTCGTGGAGGAACTGATCTTGACAGTGAGGTCTGCCTTGAGGCCGCTCTCTAGAAGATAGCCGAGATCTGTGCCCAAGTTGGAGGGTGGCACGATGATCTGACCCTCGTTCCGGCGGGCGTCGTTGTCGATGAACTCGGAGACCTCGACGGCGCACTTGATCACCAGGCAGTCATCCTTGAGGCACCCGGACGGGGCCAAATCGGCTTTACTGCCGAATCTAGCGTAACCCCAGCCGCCAATTTCGCTGGACAAGAACTTTCTAGGCCCGACGCTTCGTTTGTTCTTCTCCCCCGTGGATGGAGATGCAGGGTCCTGGAGGCAGAAGAAGCCGGACGCCATGACCTCGTCGGGGCTCAACAGCCTGAGGTATACGGAGGTGCTGTCCGCGACTCCCCTCTCGCCGTTCGGGTAGTAGCGGATGCACCAGTTGGCGCCGCCGACGCGGAAGGTCGACGTGAGCTGGGTTTGGCCTGAGACCAAGGAGTGCCCGACGACCTCGAATAGATGCTCGCCGGTGTGGACGACCACCGTTGAGGAGCTCTTGCAGGTTGCCatggccgccgcctccgccgatGGCATGATCAAGTGGTTCCTCAAGGACCAAGTATATCGATCTCCATTTATTAGAGGGAAtcgatctccatatatatatcgTTAGCTATTACTAAGCCTTTAATTACGCGCGCATTGTTGAAAATTAACCCAGATAACGTGCCGGTTGAATCAGTGATTGATTGGGAGCGCATAATCAACGGTATCTATATATGATCTTGATTCCTGAATCCTGATACGACACAATATATCGAGCATGTCAAGTTGATGATTTGACCTCACCTACCTATGACGAGGACGCCTGGTGATCAAGTGCACCTAgatcttttcaaaaaaaaaggGCCACTACTGGAATTTTCATGTACGCAGGGTGTAATGATCTTCACCGAGTGCTAAAATACGGACACTCGGTAAAGCAAGGTTTGCCGAGTGTCACTCTCGGCAAACCCACCGTCACAGCAAACTGACATCTTTGCCGTCACTGCCTTACGGCAAAGAGGCACCGCACGGCAAAGTTGCAGACGCCGAGAGCAGCTCACCGCAAATAGGAGCCATGTGGCATGCTCGTCCGCAACAGACGGCTCCGTCAGTTACTGCGTACTTTGCCGAGCGTCACCCTCGGCAAAGCATATGCAACatctttttttgtgtgtgtgttctTTCTAACTGACATGTGGTCCCACTGGTCACATTTATCAGTAAAAGTTTTAAATAACTTgctaaatatttttgaaaaaaatgacGATATCTTTGCCGAGAGCTGCTCTCGGCAATCCTTCTGACCAGCGTGGCCCACATGGGGGGCTGACACTTTACATAGCTTTGCCGAGAGCTATGCTCGGCAATGACCTTCTTTTCCGAGAGCTGCTCTCGGAAAAGTTGTGGCACAACAGTAGTGTCCCAGACGACCATGTTTCCGAGAGGTGCTCTCGGTAGTATATCGTGTTCCGAGTGTTGCTCTCGGAAATCTTTCCCATCCATTCTGCTGTCAAGCTATTTCTTTTCTGATCCCTGTAGATAAAAACAACTGCAGTGCAATTTGATCATATATAGGCATAATTTGATCTAGTCCACACATATATAGGCATAATTTGATCATATATAGGCATAATTTGATCTAGTCCACACATATATAGGCATAATTAGGGATAGTCCACATATTGTCACACACAAGTCGAATGTATTATCCTAGTAGACGTCACACACAAGTCGCAAATTCATACATATTGTCACTACTTGCAAAACACGTGCACATCACAATAGAAGTACACTTGTTCATATATAGATCATCTTGAGGAGGAGAGGCCATCGGGTTAACattccggaggaggaggaggggcatcACTTGCACTGCTTCGAGATTGCATAAGGACCTATAAGATGAGAGTCCCGTGAGGGTGGTTCGTCCATATGTAATGAATCTTCTACTCTAGTTTAGATAATGTTCTACCTGTAGTTGATCCTCAAGCAGCTTCAACCTCTTGTTCGTGTCTTCTCGTTCCTTTTCTCTAGACTCCTGCTCACCCTGCCGCCTTTGCTCCTCATCAATAGTTCGCTGCGCCATTAAATCCTGTAACATGGCATTAGGCTCATATAGGTTGGAACGGTGCTATTTCGAGGCATGGACATAAATGAAAGGTTAGGATGCTAACCTTGAGACGCGCTATCTCACGTGATGCGGCGGTTGGGCGACTCCGTATGGACGGAGTTGAGCTGGTGCTTGACGCGCGTATCTCGTGCAGCTTGCGATGCGAGGAGGTGGCGATCGCCCCGTTGCAAAGGAGGTGGCGGCCATGGCCCTTCCCCTCGCCAGCAATGATGAGAAGCTCGGGATCAAGGGGCTTGGACGTAGGTTCGGCTTCCTGCCCGTGCACCTCCTGGAAGACCTCTTTGAAGGTCCCCCACTTCTGCTCCGCCGACTCGCTGCAGAACTCGGCGCCATCCTTCCCCTTGTGGCCTTCTCTCCAGGCTTCCAGGATGTGGACCGGGTGACCAGCCTTCGCCTCCTGCAAAATTAACCATCAAGTTGAATGAACCAAGATGCACCGTGCGAAAAAGTTAACATCTTAATCCACATACCATGTGTTGCTTGAGAGCGGTTAGGTTCCGGCTCCCCTGGACATGAGCCGGGCCTGGCATTTTGGCTCGTTCGTTTCCCTTCTCCACATGCTACGCTTGCCATGCTGGGTCACACCACATGTCAACCAGGGCCTCCCAACAATCCTCCTTCATCCAGGGTTCCTTCACCTAGTCAGACAAAATCGAATAATTTAGGAACAAGAGGGATGAATCAAAGTACTAACAACCGATGTTACCACTGACAGGTATTCTTCTCGCGACAAGTTGGTCTGGCAAGCAGTCTTCCTTGTCATCTTCTCTCCCTTCTCATCGACCGACCGACACTGCATCACGGCTTTGTACCGCAGCGTGTGCTTGGTGTCAGAGAGTATGTTTCGGGCAGATTTCACGATGCCTTTGATCGCCTTCTGCTTCTCACCATCCACGCAAGAAAATGTTTGCTACAAGAAAGCATATGGCATCTTCTCACCATCCACGCAAGCAAGGATTTGGATATGGAAAAATGCAGTGGTCGGAGCGAAGATACTTACAAAAAAAGCATTGATGACCCGAGTGGCCATGGTGACATTGTGCTCATCCTTGTTGTGTAGATAATGCTCCCAGGTTAAACCTGGCAACGACGGATCATCATCACCCGGCTTGGACAATCCAGGGAAGTGCTTCCTCAAGAGGGAGCCGATGACGTGGTTCGGCGGGCGTGCCCCCTTAGGTTGTGTCGGGATAAATTCCCACTGACTGCATGATATAAAAGACAAGCATATGTGAGTGTCAAAGCTGTGGCATCCAAAATATGATGGAAATGAAATGCTTGCTTACCCCTCTCCTGTCGAGCAAATGACAGGACGGTTGCTGGCAGCAGTTGGTTCCGGGACCTTCCCCGGACCACGCCCGTATTTCTTCCTCTTGGAAATGTTGCTCGAGGTAGACCCCGAGCCGTCCGAGGCCTCCATGTCGCCCGACTCGGTAGCGAGCGGATCTGGTCCATCTAAGTCCACTCCGACATCGCCATCCGATGATGACTCGTCGTCGGGAGTGGACTGGTGGGAGGCGGACGACTCGGTCCTACCAATCGGGACTCTCCGGTACTTACTAGTGCCCCCATCAGAATctgaaaaacaaaataaatatggTGAATATTAACCACACTACTTCAATAGGCATCAAActtttttttgatcaaagaagggttttccccttccgattttcattaaaGAAAACCAAGCCAACAGGTATTCACTTTGTTGATTAGTTTACATATCTATGTTAGGGACGATGACTAGTTCGATGCTTGGTTTCATTTCAATATTTCAATATAAAAGTGGAGCTGGCCTATATGTCCAAACTAAAAAAATCATAAGTTATGTGAAAGAAGAGTATAAGCACAACCAAAATGGTAAATAAAAAGTATTGAAGCATACTCCATGGTTTATTCAAGCTTCATTTTAACTGGATGTAATATATGCCAACAAGCATAATTCATATATGATTCAATATACAGAGACGAGAGAGGGAGGAGGGGCCGGTTTTGTACTAACCTGAGGGCATCTCCAGCTGCCGCGCTACCCGAGGAGCTCCGCTGTGACGGCCGTCCTCTCGCCGCATCGAAGAACCGCCGCGCCGGCCGCCGGCCATGAagcttggtggtggtggtggaggaggggTGGCGGTGGCTGCAGttgggggcggtggaggaggggcggcggcggcgattttggcggcggcggcggtggtggcgcggtggtggcgCGGGGAACAGAGAGGGGGCGGTGGCTGCAGttgggggcggtggaggaggggtggcggcggctgcagttggtggtggaggaggaggggcggcggtggctgcagttgggggcggtggaggaggggtgGCGGCGGCAGTTGGTGGTGGTTGAGGGCGGCGGTGGCGATttcggcagcggcggcggcggtggcgcggggaAGAGAAGAATGAAGATAGAAAGAAAGGGGAACGGTTAAGATCTAGGTTACATGCTTTACCGAGAGCGGCTCTCGGAAAAAGCGGCCATTACCGAGAGCCGGTAAGTGACCCTCGGTAACAACTGCTctaattttttgttttccttcTCTTTGTGTTTATGTTTGGCAGTATCTTTTTTGTATCTGATATTTCATATTTTTTTACAACCAAAATTTGAAAATGccatgacttttgatgaattttttcgatcaaagacttttgatgcactcatagatatatatatgctttttgggttagatttgttcaaaactcaactttaaagagtgtaaagtaaaaaaacatgagaagaagcagttgttgaccgtggacttcttcattgttgacgtcgtcgttctcttgtcgtggtggagaaggaggttgatgaggttcatcttggtgtacttcctcgttttcttcatcttgatgtgtcccactcgtggatgcttccgtatcaacTCTTCGTTctccttgtcgtgaggtagaagcttccacttggatacaccctctcggtgccgaataatGCCCTAGACCGCTGGGGCCACCGaatgggtgctcgatatagagaccgcccgagggggggagggcacgcctacatgcgtctggcccatgcatatgcatgcaggggtggtgtgctatttgaataagcaacgcacgtccttgacgtgacacgtgcctcacaaaccacacacacgggcgggaacgtcgaggaccggctgcgttcgtccccgagacagagtcttcggtgggcgatcccgtgacagaacgggcctagacttggtctgtcatctcgcgatgacgtgcactaacacgaagaagcagttattccccgtggcctaccccctctaggtgccgaacaACGCCCTCGACCGTcggggccaccggaggggtgcCGGTCCCTAGAACAGGACGAGGCCCATCCGAAGAAGAAAACAcaagacggtaattatgatgtgctaaggttgtttgccaagcatgaaagaaaacaacaaaaaaagtataatacatattatcGAGAATGGACAAGAAGGAAAGATATCTAGGTTACATGCTTTACCGAGCGCAACTCTCGGAAAAGGTGGCCATTACCGAGAGCCGAGAATCGACCCTCGGTAACCACTGCTCTACTTTTTTTCCCTTCtctttttgtctttgttttgcactatcttttttgtatctcatatttcatatgcttttacgaccaaagtttataaattccatgacttttgatgaattatttcaaaactcaactttaaagagtgtaaagtaataaacatgagaagaagcagttgttgaccgtggcctgccccctctctcggtgccggtcaactttctagaccggcaccgagagagaactttaaagagtgtaaagtaataaacatgagaagaagcagttgttgaccgtggcctaccccctctctcggtgccggtcaacttcctagaccgccggggccaccggatagcccatgcatatacatgcgatggccttccttgagagcacaagaagtttcgaggccaacggagcaacagggcccgcacttcctgcacaaaccggacacattccctctcgatacccatagactatctcgaagaacggccctagacttggtctgtcatctcgcgatgacatgcactaacacggagaagcagttattcaccgtggactacaccctctcgatgccgaataatgccctagaccaccggggccaccggatgggtgctcgatatagagaccgcccgatggggggagggcacccctacatgcgtgtggcccatgcatatgcatgcaggggtggtgtgctatttgaataagcaacacACGTCCTTGACGTGACACGTGCCTCAAAAACCACACACGGGCGGGAActtcgaggaccggctgcgtccgtccccgagacagaatcttcggtgggtgatcccgtgacagaacgagcctagacttggtctgtcaactcgcgatgacatgcactaacacggagaagcagttattcaccgtggactacaccctctcagtgccgaataacgccctagaccgccggggccaccggatgggtgctcgatatggagaccgcccgaagggggggggggagggcacccctacatgtgcgtggcccatgcatatgcatgcaggggtggtgtgctatttgaataagcaacgcacgtccttgacgtggcacatgcctcacaaaccacacacacgggcgggaacgtcgaggaccggctgcgttcgtCCCCGCGACAGAGTCGTCGGTGGgcgatcccgtgacagaacgggcctagacttggtctgtcatctcgcgatgacatgcactaacacgaagaagcagttattccccgtggcctaccccctctaggtgccgaacaacgccctagaccgccggggccaccggagggaTGCCGGTCTTTAGAACAGGACGAGGCCCATCCGAAGAAGAAAACAcaagacggtaattatgatgtgctaaggttgtttgccaagcatgaaagaaaacaacaacaaaaaagtaCAATACATATTATCGAGAATGAACAAGAAGGAAAGATATCTAGGTTAGATGCTTTACCGAGAGCAACTCTCGGAAAAGGTGGCCATTACCGAGAGCCGAGAATCAACCCTCGGTAACCACTGATCTAATTTTTTTCCCTTCtctttttgtctttgttttgcactatcttttttgtatctcatatttcatatgcttttacgaccaaagtttataaattccatgacttttgatgaattGTTTCAAACTcgactttaaagagtgtaaagtaataaacatgagaagaagcagttgttaaccgtggcctaccccctctctcggtgccggtcaaatttctagaccggcaccgagagagaactttaaagagtgtaaagtaataaacatgagaagaagcagttgttgaccgtggcctaccccctctctcggtgcatGTCAACTTCCTAGACTGTCGGGGCCACCGGATAGCCCATGCATATAAAAGCGATGGCCTTCTTTGAGAGCACAAGAAGTTTCGAGGCCAATGGAGCAACAGGACccgcacttcctgcacaaaccggacacattccctctcgatacccatagactatctcgaagaacggccctagacttggtctgtcatctcgcaatgacatgcactaacacggagaagctgttattcaccgtggactacaccctctcggtgccgaataatgccctagaccgccagggccaccggatgggtgctcgatatagagaccgcccgaggggggggagggcacccctacatgcgtgtggcccatgcatatgcatgcaggggtggtgtgctatttgaataagcaacgcacatCCTTGAGGtgacacgtgcctcacaaaccacacacacgggcgggaacgtcgaggaccggctgcgtccgtccccgagacagaatcttcggtgggtgatcccgtgacagaatgagcctagacttggtctgtcaactcgcgatgacatgcactacacggagaagcagttattcaccgtggactacaccctctcggtgccgaataacgccctagaccaccggggccaccggatgggtgctcgatatggagaccGCTCGAGGGGGGGACGACACCCCTACATGCCCGTGGAcaatgcatatgcatgcaggggtggtgtgctatttgaataagcaacgcacgtccttcacgtggcacgtgcctcacaaaccacacacacgggcagGAACTccgaggaccggctgcgttcgtccccgagacagagtcttcggtgggcgatcccgtgacagaacgggcctagacttggtctgtcatctcgcgatgacatgcactaacacgaagaagcagttattccccgtggcctacaccctctaggtgccgaacaacgccctagaccatcggggccaccggaggggtgcCGGTCTCTTGAACCAGACGAGGCCCATCCGAAGAAGAAAACAcaagacggtaattatgatgtgctaaggttgtttgccaagcatgaaagaaaacaacaaaaaaagtataatacatattatcGAGAATGAACAAGAAGGAAAGATATCCAGGTTAGATGCTTTACCGAGAGCGACTCTCGAAAAAGGTGGCCATTACCGAGCGCCGAGAATCGACCCTCGGTAACCACTGCTCTAATTTTTTCCCTTCtctttttgtctttgttttgcactatcttttttgtatctcatatttcatatgcttttacgaccaaagtttataaattccatgacttttggtgaattatttcaaaactcgactttaaagagtgtaaagtaataaacatgagaagaagcagttgttgaccgtggcctaccccttctctcggtgccggtcaacttttagaccggcaccgagagagaactttaaagagtgtaaagtaataaacatgagaagaagcagctgttgaccgtggcctaccccctctctcggtgccggtcaacttcctagaccgccggggccaccggatagcccatgcatatacatgcgatggccttctttgagagcacaagaagtttcaaggccaacggagcaacaggacccgcacttcctgcacaaaccggacacattccctctcgacacccatagactatctcgaagaaCGACCCTAGACTTGGTCTTTCATTTCGCGATGACATGCAATAACatggagaagcagttattcaccgtggactacaccctctcggtgccgaataatGCCCTAGACCGCCAGGGCCAcgggatgggtgctcgatatagagaccgcccgagggggggggagggcacccctacatgcgcgtggcccatgcatatgcatgcaggggtggtgtgctatttgaataagcaacgcacgtccttgacgtgacacgtgcctcacaaaccacacacacgggcgggaacatcgaggaccggctgcgtccgtccccgagacagaaccttcggtgggtgatcccgtgacagaacgagcctagacttggtctgtcaacttgcgatgacatgcactaacacggagaagcagttattcaccgtggactacaccctttcggtgccgaataacgccctagaccgccggggccaccggaggggtgccggtctctagaaccggacgaggcccatccgaagaagaaaacacaagacggtaattatgatgtgctaaggttgtttgccaagcatgaaagaaaaaaacaacagaaaagtataatacatattatcAAGAATGAACAAGAAGGAAAGATATCTAGGTTAGATGCTTTACCAAGAGCTACTCTCGGAAAAGGTGGCCATTACCGAGAGCCGAGAATCGACCCTCGGTAACCACTGCTCTAATTTTTTTCCCTTCtctttttgtctttgttttgcactatcttttttgtatctcatatttcatatgcttttacgaccaaagtttataaattccatgacttttgatgaattatttcaaaactcgactttaaagagtgtaaagtaataaacatgagaagaagcagttgttgaccgt
The sequence above is a segment of the Aegilops tauschii subsp. strangulata cultivar AL8/78 chromosome 6, Aet v6.0, whole genome shotgun sequence genome. Coding sequences within it:
- the LOC109732990 gene encoding BTB/POZ and MATH domain-containing protein 1-like gives rise to the protein MATCKSSSTVVVHTGEHLFEVVGHSLVSGQTQLTSTFRVGGANWCIRYYPNGERGVADSTSVYLRLLSPDEVMASGFFCLQDPASPSTGEKNKRSVGPRKFLSSEIGGWGYARFGSKADLAPSGCLKDDCLVIKCAVEVSEFIDNDARRNEGQIIVPPSNLGTDLGYLLESGLKADLTVKISSSTSFKGSRKKTKSFKVHACVLGARSPVFRAQLGGSMKESKQSSICIKDMDDKVFEALIHYMYMDCLPDFMEETTKEATNMAQHLLVVADRYAVERLKLMCASKLSNAIDADSVCFTLDLAQQYNCQQLKDCCLKYMAKDRHRLRDIKKTKGFEQLQKNHLLIVCDILDEVIGKM